The Kribbella sp. NBC_00662 nucleotide sequence ACCCAGAGCAGTGGGAATCGCGGCGCCGACGTGCAGGCAATCCAGTTTTTGCTGCAGTACGCCGGGCAGAGTGTTGATGCGGACGGAGTGTTCGGTGCGACCACTGTCACCGCGGCAAAGGCCTTCCAGGCCGCGAAGGGGCTCGGGGTCGACGGGATCGTCGGGCCGCAGACGTGGGGAGCGTTGGTGCCGACGATCCGCTCGGGTGACAACAACGCCGCGGTGAAAGCACTCCAGGTCGAGCTGAATGCCAAACGCCGGCTGAGCCTTCCGGTCGACGGCGTCTTCAGCACGGCGGTGCACGACGCGGTCGTCGCGTTCCAGTCGCACGCGGGGATCGGCGCGGACGGCATCGTCGGCCCGATCACCTGGCGCAACCTCGCCTGGCACTACGACTACCCCGACTTCACCAACAACCTGTGCGACCAGGACCCCGACGGCAACGGTACGGCGGCCAACTGGGCCGCTGCCGCCCCGATCGCCCAGCTCGAGGCCGCGGCCCGTTCGTTCGCCGGCACCAACCAGGGCAAGGTCCCGTACGGCGACGCCGGGTTCGAGCACGGTGGCGACATCCCGGGCCACGCGAGCCACGACAACGGCATGGACATCGACATCTGGCCGATCCGCACCGACAACGCGCAATGCACCGCGGGCCGGATCACCTGGGAGAGTGCGACGTACGACCGCGCTGCCACCCGCCAGCTGATCCAGGCCGTCCGCGCCGCGGCGCCCGGGCACGTGAAGTACATCTGGTTCAACGACCCGACCCTGATCAACGAGGGTCTGACGATGAACTGGCCCGCCCACGACAACCACCTGCACGTCCGGTACTGCGAGAAGGTGCACCCGAACAGCACCTACGTCTGCTGACACACTGTTCCGCGTGACCTACACCCTCGACCTGAACCCCGACGAACTGCTGACGACGACCCGGACGGTCCGCAAGCGCCTCGACCTCGAGCGTCCGGTGCCGATGGAGCTGATCCGGGAGTGCATCGAGATCGCTCTGCAGGCGCCGTCGGGGAGCAACCGGCAGACGTGGCACTGGCTGGTGATCACGGACGCCGAGAAGCGTGCAGCCATTGGCGAGTACTACCGCCGGTCGGTAAAGCAGTATCTGGCCGGTCCGGGTGCGGCCGGCAAGCTGCACGCCGACGACCCCGAGCGCGCTCCGGTCCAGCGCCGGGTCGGCGACAGCGTGGCCTACCTGGGCGAGCGGATGGGCCAGGTCCCCGTGCTGGTGATCCCCTGCCTCAAGGTCCACTCACTGCCTGCGGGGAACCAGGCCGGTCTGTGGGGCTCGATCCTGCCGTCCGCGTGGAGCTACATGCTCGCTGCCCGGGCTCGCGCTCTCGGCACGGCGTGGACGACGCTGCACCTCAGCTACGAGCAGGAGGTCGCGGAGCTGCTCGGTCTCCCGGAGGACATCCGGCAGACCGTGCTGATCCCGACGGCGTACACGATCGGCACCGACTTCAAGCCGGCCGCGCGGCAGCCGCTCGACGAGGTTCTCCACATCGACAGCTGGTGATCACGAGGCGGCCATCTCCTCGATGGTCAGCCCGCTCAGCACCGAACGGGGCTCGGTCACCGTCAGGTCCAGCCCAGGATCGGCGTCCGCGTCCTTCACCTTGACCAGGAGCCAGTCCGCGCCGGTGCGGGTGAAGGCCCAGGCGCCGTTGAGTTTCACGCCGTGCAGTTGCACCTTCAAGTGCCCGCGCTCGATCGCCTCGGCCGGATCGACGAGCTGGTGCCGGTCGTCGCGGGTGAGGTTCGTGTAGACGCCGGCGTCCCAGACGATCACGGCGCCGCTGCCGTACTGCGCGTCCCGGTGCACTCCCTCGTACGACGCGTACTCGAGATCGTGGTCGGTGGTGAACACCGCGAGCCGCTTCACGATCGGGTCCAGCGACGGCCCGCGCGGCACCGCCCAGGACTTCAGCACGCCGTCGACCTCGAGCCGTACGTCGTAGTGCAGCCGCCTCGCATCATGCAGCTGGACGACGAAAATCGGCCTGGTCATGGGGCCTCCCGTCCTGGACTGGGGAGCGCAGCGACGAGGGAAGGACGGGAGTTACAGCCCCATGACCCGCCGCGCCGGAGGCGCGGCATCTGTGCTGTCATCAGGCTCCTGGGGAATTTGAGTTACCGCTAACGGTCCGTGCTGAAGCGGTTGTAGGCTTGCGTCTGGTTGGGAAACCAGCCCCCACAACCTTCCCATCACATCCGCCCCTGTCACGAAGCAGGTGCCATGCCCGTAGCCCCCTCACCGGCGCGGCCGGTCGCGGTCCAGGTCCTCATCGGTGGACGCTGGATCGCAGGCCAGGAGCTGGGTCGACGGAGCGGGACGGCCGGGGCCGACGAGGTTCTCGTCAGCCACCACGGCCATCTCGTCTGGGTCGACCAGCGCTCGGTCCGCGAGTCCTGAAAGCTGAAAGCCCTTACCACAAAGGGTTTTCAGCAAAGAGATTTCGCAACCAAGTTGCCGATCTCAACCGCCGACGCCGACCCGGTCGGGTCGAACAGCGTCCTCGTCAGCCCGAACGCAACGCCTGAACGCGTGTCCGCCCAGGCGACACTGCCACCCATGCCCGGCCATCCGAACGATGCCGGACTCTCCTCCGTTGTGGATCCCAGCCTGCCGATCGCGTAGCCGAGCGCCATCGTCGCCTGGTTGCCGAGCAACTCGTCCTGCGCGACGAGTGCCGGACCGGTGATCACCGGCACCGCTTCCGGCCGGACCAGCCGTACGCCGTCCACCTCGCCGATCAGGCCCGCATACAACTTCGCGATGCCGCGGGCGGTCAGGATCCCGCTCGACGGATCCTCGATCGCCAACTGTTCGGGCCGGTTGAGCCCGGCGGCCCGCGGCTGCATCACCGGCGGCACGACCTTGCTGAACATCCCGGCCAGATTCGCGAACGTCTCCTCGGATCCCTCGGGCTCGACCAGCGGCATCAACCGGTCGCGCTGATCGGACGGAAGCGCGAAGAACACATCGTTCTCGATACCGAGCGGGGTGACGAGCTCCCGCAGTACGTCGGAGATCGATCGGCCGGTCGCGCGGCGGACGATCTCACCGACCAGTAGGCCGAACGTCTCCGCGTGGTACGTCATCTTCGTGCCCGGCTCCCACCACGGCTCCGCCGCGGCGAGATCAGCGGGGATGGTGGAGAACGTCTCGTGCGTCGCGTCCGGCGGCAGCGCCGGCAGGCCGACCGAGTGCGTCAGCACGTGCCGCAGTGTGGCCTTGTCCTTCCCGCGAGCGCCGAACTCGGGCCAGATGTCCACGATCGGCTGGTCGTAGCCGAGCACCCCGCGATCCACCAGCACGTTCGCGACCGTCGCCGACGCGCCCTTCCCGGTCGAGGCCGCGAAGTACAAGGTCTCCGAGGTCACGCCGTCGCCGGCGACCGCGTCGACGACCAGCTCACCGCGCTGGTAGACCGCCACCTGCAGCCCGAGCTCCGTCTCGACGAGTTCGTCGATGCGCTTCTGCACCACCTCTTGAAGGTCCATACAGGTACGTCGGAGCGGGTCTGAGGCCTTTGACACCATCTATGCATACTCCAGGGCGAACCTGATCGTGCGCTCCACCTCCGCGTCCGTCCCGACCGGGCAGACCAGAAACTCAGTCGTACCGGCGTCCGCGTACCGCTGGAGCTCCTTGGCCACCGTCTCCTCGTCGCCGAGGACCGCGGTCTCCTCCGGCCCGGCCTTGCCGCCGCGATCCAGCACGGCACGGTACGACGGCATGTCGCCGGCCGCGCCGTAGTGGGAGCCCATCCAGCTCCGGGCCGCATCTGGATCGTCCGTGACCGCCACGCAGACGCCCGCGACCACCTGGGGCTGCGGACGACCGGCCGCGGTTGCCGCTGCGTCGATCGTCGGGCGGATGAAGCTCTCGATGACCTCAGGTCCGGCCCAGCTGGTCGTCGTACCGGCGGTGAGTTCCCCGGCGATCTTGAGCATGCGCGGGCCGAGCGCGGCCAGCACGAGTTCGGGGGCGTCGGCTCCGGCGATCTCGAGCTGGCCGCGGGCGGTCAGTCGCTCGCCCACGTAGTCGGTCGGTTCACCCGCGAGCAGCGGGCCGAGGGCTTCGAGATACTCGCGGACGTACGCCGCGGGGCGGTCCATCGACATACCGAGCATCCCTTCCACCATGTGCGGGTGGCTCGCGCCGACGCCGAGCGTCAGCCGGTTGCCGGTCAGTGCCTGCACGCTGAGCGCCTGCGCGGCGAGCGCGAGCGGGTGGCGCGGGTACACCGGGACGACGCCGACGGCGTACCCGATGGTCGAGGTGTACGACGCGACGCCGGCGATCAGCGTCAGCGCGTCCCAGCCGAGTCGCTGGCTGAACCAGACCCGGTCGATGCCGTTGTCCTCGGCGGCCTTCGCGGCGGCGCCGATCTCGTCGATGGTCTTGCCCTCTTCGTCGATCCACAGTCCGATCCTCATGCCCTAAGTCAACGGGCGCGGCGGCCGCCGACCCAGACGCAGTTACGCTGTACAGCGATAAGGAATCGTGATCGCCGGGGGTGTCCGATGGAGCTACGGCAGCTGCGGTACTTCGTCACGGTGGCCGAGGAATTGCACTTCGGCCGCGCCGCCGAGCGGCTCAACATCGTCCAGCCCGCGGTCAGCCAGCAGGTCGCCCGGCTCGAACGCGAGCTCGGTCTCCAGCTGCTCGACCGCTCGTCCCGCCACGTGCGGCTGACCGGCGACGGCGAACGCATGCTGCGTGAGGCCCGCTCGGTCCTTTCCGCCGCGGATCGAGCCGCCGAGGTCGCCGCGGAGCTCGCCTCCGGGCGTTCCGGCGTACTGCGGATCGGGACGGCGCCTGGCCTCCGGGGCCGGCTTGAGCGCGGTCTGACAGCACTCCGCACGCGGACGCCGGATCTCGAGATCCAACTCAGCTCGGGGCCGACGGCGGAGTACCTGACCGCGCTGCGTTCCGGGGAGCTGGACATCGCGTTCGTCCGCGGCGAGGTGGCAGCCGCCGATCTGCAGGTCATCGAGCTCTGGCGGGAGCCACTGTCCGTCCTGGTCCCGGCGGCCTACCGGTCGGACGACGGCGTCAAACTGATCGACCTCGCGGGGCTGCCGCTCCGGCTGCCTGCCGACGACAGCTGGCTGCGTGACCACCTGATGGCCGCGTGCCGTGAGGCCGGCTTCGAGCCGCTGATCGGTCGGCCGATCGAGGACTTCGAGTCCGCGGTCGTCGAGATGACGACGGGCTCGCCGGCCTGGACCGTCGTGTACGGGACTGCCTGCGAAGCGGCCGCGGGTGCGCTGTGGATGGGCCTGCTCAATCCGCCCGGGTCGGCGCCGGGCAACCTGGTGATGGGCCCGGGGGAGTCGCCCTGTGCGCGGGTCCTGCTCGACGCGTTCGGCGATGAGCCCCCCGGCGGGCCCTGACAGCTCCGCCGAGGGGTGTTGATTCCTCAACAAGCACCGGATCGTACGTTGGAAAGCGAGTTCCGAGGAGGGCTCGTCTCATAAATAGTCATGAGCTTTCGGCGAACGGTTTGCTGGCTCCCGGTGAGCGGTTGCTGACGCTACGGGGATATTGTTGGTAGTTGCAACCAAAATATCGGGCTGGTGTGAGGACAAGTCAGCCGTTTCCGCCCCGGGCAGTGCATGGCACTGGCCCGGTCGTCGCGATCCCGCCGTACGAACGGAAACTGATGTCTGCCACCACTCGGACCTCGCCGGCCACACCCACGGCCGACGCACCGCACCGCTATCGCTCCAGGTACGCCGAGGGCGAGCCGGACACCACCCCGGTCGCGCCATCCGCGTCACCGACTCCACCGACTCCGCCGACGGCTTCTGCCGAGCTGTCGCACCGGGAGATCCTGGAGATCCTCGCCGGGCTGCTCGCGGCACTGTTCACCGCCGTGCTGAGCTCGACGATCGTCAGCAACGCGCTGCCGACGATCATCGCGGACCTCGAGGGCTCGCAGACGCAGTACACCTGGGTCGTCACCGCCAGCCTGCTCGCGATGACCGTGTCGACGCCGGTGTGGGGCAAGCTGTCGGACCTGATCAGCAAGAAGCTGCTCGTGCAGCTCGCGATCGTCATGTTCGTCACCGGCTCGGTGCTGGCCGGCACCTCGCAGAACGTGCCGTTCCTGATCGGCGCGCGCGTCCTGCAGGGGCTCGCGATGGGCGGGCTGATGGCGCTCGCGCAGGCGATCATCGGTGCGGCCATCCCGCCACGGAACCGCGGGCGATACTCCGGCTACATGGGCGCCGTGATGGCGCTGGCGACCGTTTCGGGGCCGCTCGTCGGTGGCGTCATCGTGGACACCTCGTGGCTGGGATGGCGGTGGTGCTTCTACGTGTGCGTGCCGCTCGCGGTCGTGTCGCTGATCGTTCTGCAGCGGTTCCTGCACCTGCCGGTGGTGAAGCGCAAGGTCAAGATGGACTACCTCGGCGCTCTGCTGATCGCGGGGGCTGCGAGCCTGCCGTTGATCTGGGTGTCGTTCGCGGGTGAGCACTTCCCGTGGTGGTCCTGGCAGACCGGCGCCTACCTCGGCGGTACGGCGGTGCTCGCGTTGCTGGCCGTGATCGTCGAGGTGAGTGCGCGCGAGCCGCTCGTGCCGGTTCGGGTGGTGCGGGAGCGGACGACTGCGTTGGCGATCCTGGCGAGCCTCTCGGTGGGGATCGCGATGTTCGGCAGCGCGGTGTTCCTCGGGCAGTACTTCCAGGTGGCCCGTGGGTACAGCGCGACCGAGGCCGGGTTGCTGACGATCCCGATGATGTTCGGGTCGTTCCTCGGGTCGGTCGGGTCCGGGCAGCTGATCACGCGGTTCGGGAAGTGGAAGCGGTACCTGGTGCTCGGCGGGCTGTTCCTGACCGCGGGCCTCGGCGTACTCGGGACGATCGACCACACGTCGCCGTACTGGTACATCGGGCTCGGGATGCTCTCGATGGGCATCGGGATGGGCATGATGATGCAGAACCTGGTGCTCGCCGTACAGAACACCGTGGACGTCAGCGAGGTCGGGGCGGCGAGCGCGTCGGTCACGTTCTTCCGCAGCCTGGGTGGTGCGGTCGGGGTGTCGGTGCTCGGCGCCGTGCTGGCGACCCGGGTGACCGACTCGATCGCCGAGCACATCAAGTCGCTCGGTCCGGCCGCGGCCGCTGCGGCGCAGGGCGGGTCGGGGAGCGTGCTGGACGTGAACTCGCTGCCGGCGCCGGTCGCGGAGATCGTGCGACAGGCGTACGGCGACGCGACCGGGCGGATCTTCGTGATCGCGGCCGGCGCTGCTGTGGTGAGCCTGCTGGCCGTGTTGTTCATCCGCGAGGTGCCGCTGCGGCGGACGGTCGCGATGGGGGCCGACGGTACTGCGGGGGCTGACGGTACTGCGGGAGCGCCCGGTGCGGCGGGCTCCGCGGGGGCCGACTCTTCGGGGCAGTCGGCGGTTGCTGAGGATGATCCGGCTGAGCGGGCGGCCGTCGTCGCGCTCGACGTGATCACGTCGGCCGAGCGTACGGCTCGCGAGCGTGAGCGCGAGGCCAACGAGCGCGTGCAGGCGGCCGCGTCCGTGATCCGGCAGATGCGGACCGACGTCAAGGACCTGTTCACCCGCGTCGACCAGCAGATCGCCGACCTCGAGGACACACTCCCCGGCGCCGGCATCCCTCAACCCGCCGCCGCGATCCTCGACTCTCAGCGCCCGCAGGGCGAACTCGTCGACGAACTCCGCCGGTACGAACTGAGCGTCCTGAGCGCCAGCCAACGCACCGCCGACCACCTCCGAGCCACCGCCCGAGCCGAAGCCGACCAACTCCTCACCGAAGCCAAGTCCGAAGAACAAGAAATCCGAGCCCGCATAGCCGAACTCCAGCTGGTAGAGGAACGCCTCCTCGGCACCGTGCGAGACACCCTCTCCACCACCCCGCCCCCACCCACCCCGAGCACTCAACACCCGTTCCCGTCGGACGGTACGTCGCCGCACCTCCCGCATGCGACCGGGAACGGGTACCCCGACGCCACCGCCAGCCCCGAGCGCCAGCCGTTCGGCTAGGCCTCCTGTCCTCGAAGCCTGCTTTTGGCTGGTGGTGGGTGGGGTGTCGGTGGGGGGTGGCATGCTTCGGGTAGGGACGGTGGTTAGGGAGTGGTGTGGGGTTGTGGGACGTGGAGCAGGTGCTGGGGTTGGCGCCTGATGCTGCGTCCGCGAAGGCTGGGCAGGGGCTGGCTCGGGTAACCAAGTGGTCGGAAGCGGGAGCGTCCGAGCGGGCGGTGTGGGGGCTGTGCCAGGGGAGCGGCAAGCAGCCCTACCAGACTGCGGTTGATCTCAGCGGACCGGCGTACAAATGTTCCTGCCCGAGCCGGAAGTTCCCGTGCAAGCATGCGCTCGGGCTGATGCTGTTGTGGGTCGCCGGTGAGGTGCGGCCGGGTGATGAGGTCGAGTGGGTGAAGACCTGGGTCGACCAGCGCGCCGCCCGGGCTGACCAGCCGGAGCGGAAGCCTGGCGAGGTTGCCGACCCGATCGCGGCCCAGCAGCGTGCTTCGCGTCGTGCGGATCGCGTCTCGAGTGGCATGGCTGAGCTGAGAGGCTGGCTGGACGACCAGGTCCGGGTCGGGCTCGGCGGGTTCGACCAGAGGGCGTACACGGAGCTCAGCCGCCTCGCCGCACGCATGGTCGACGCGCAGGCCCCAGGAGTTGCAGGAGCGGTACGCCGGGCGGCGGGCGTCGTCGGCCGCGGTCACGGATGGCCGGGCGAGCTGCTCGAAGAGCTCTCCCTCGTCCACCTGATCGTGTCCGCTCACGACCGCCTCGCCGACCTCCCGCCGTCACTCGCCGACACCGTGCAGACCAGGATCGGCTGGTCGACCGAAACCGCCCGCGTCCTCGCGGAGGGCGAGAAGGTCCAGGACGACTGGCTCGTGCTCGGTCGCGTGATCGAGCCCGACGAGCGCCTGACGGTCCGCCGAGTCTGGTTGCGTGGGGCAACGACCGGCCGGCTCGGCCTGGTCCTCACGTTCGCCGCCGCCGGACGCCCGCTGGACCCGCTCCCGGCCCGCCCCGGCGAATACGTCCCCGGCACGCTCTCGTTCTATCCAGGCGCTCTCCCGATGCGCGCCCTCCTCACCCAGACCGATCCCCGCCTTCCCGCTTCACGTCCGGCCGGTTTTACAGTCCGCCAAGCGCTGGCGTCGTACGTCGAATCACTCGCCGCCGACCCGTGGAACGAACGCTGGCCCCTGGTGCTCCAGGACGTACGACCTGCCCGCCACGGTGACAACTGGGCGCTGGTGGACGCCGGCGGCGACGGACTCGAGCTGCTCCCGGGATGGGATGCCTGGAAGCTGCTCGCGGTGTCGGCCGGTGACCCGATCACGGTCGCCGGTGAATGGAACCGCGCAGGCCTGCGCCCGATGACGTGCTGGCACGACGATCGGCCGGTGATCCTGTGAAGGGCTGGGACGGTCTCGTCAGCTCGGCGCTGCTGGGCACCGACCGCAGGCCGGCACATTTCGAGGACCTCCCTGAGCACATCCAGGAGCGCCTCGGCGACGGCGGCCTCCTCGACGCCGCCGCGCTCGCGACCATCTACAAACGCGCCGGCCGGAAACCTCTCCGCGAACTCGAGCCGATTCCTGCCGCACCTGGCGAAGACCGACCGTTGCCGCGGCCGGTCGCGATCCGCCGGCTGGCCGCGATGCTCGGTGGCTTCCAGACCTCCGCGCTCGGCGAGTGGTTGCGCGCCGCCGACGCCCGCGGCTGGGGTGTGCCGCCGGAGCACCTGCCCGCGCTGGCCGACTACGCCCGCCATCGCGCCGAGTACCGTCCGCTTGTCATCGCAGCCGCCGGTCGGCGCGCACGCTGGATGGCGGATCTCAATCCGGAGTGGCGATACCTTCACGCCGCCGTTGCTGAGAGCAACGATCCGGAGCTCTGGACGCACGGCAACGCGATCCAGCGCCGGACATGGCTGCGCACCCTCCGCCAACAGGACCCCGACGCAGCCCGCGAGGCGCTCGCCGAGGTCTGGCCGACCGAGTCCGCTGCCACCCGAGCCGACTTCCTCGGTCTGCTGACCGAGGGATTGGCCTTGCCGGACGAGGATTTCCTGGAGTCTGCCCTCGACGACCGTTCCCGTGAGGTACGCCGGGCTGCTGCGCGCCTGCTGGCCCGCATTCCGGGATCGCAGTACGGCGAACGTATGACCGAGCGGCTGCACTCGCACCTGATGCCGAGCCAGGGAGTCCTCGCGGTCGACCTGCCCAAGCGACTCTCGGCACCGATGGAACGCGATGGGATCGACTCGCAGAACCCGGAAGGTATCGGCAAGCGGGCCTGGTGGTTCCTGCAGATCATTGCCAACACGCCCTTGTCGGCGATGGACCTCGCCTGGCTGCAGGCCCCTGTCGAAGGCTGCGCACCGGACATTCTGCAAGCGGGCTGGACCGAGGCCGCCGTTCGCGAAGGTTCCGCCGAGTGGGCTCGGGCTCTCCTGCGGTCAGAAGCCTCGACCGGAGATCGCAGTCCGGCAGAGCTGCTGCGCTTGTTGCCCGCCGAGGAGTGGGCCCGCGCGGTCGACGTACTGCGGAAGACTGTCGACGTCACCGAACTTGTCGGCGGGCTGCCCGTCCCGTGGCCGGAGTCGCTCGCGAACATGATCCTGGACCAGCTCGCCAAGGTCGGCTCCAACCGCGCCTGGGCCCGGCTCGCGAGCACCGCGGCCCGCGCCGTACCGCCCGAGGTGCTCAACCATCCCATCACCCGCGAACCCACCGGCGAGGAAGACACCTGGCGTCGCCGCCTGGTCGAGACCCTGACCTTCCGCCGCGAAATGTACGAGGAGCTCTCATGACTGCATCGATGCCACGCCTCCGGCGCGGCGGGTCATGGGGCTGTGACTCCTGGTCTTCCCTCGTCGCTCCAGTCGCTTCGCTCCCTACGCTCCTCAGTCCAGACCAGGAGGCCCCATGACCACCGAAGTCCTTCGCCCGCACGCGGAAGTCGAGTACGCCGACGAGCTGCGAGCGCTCAGGGACACCGACGACAAACCGCGTCCGCCGGCGTGGCAGATGTCGCCGGCCGCGGTCGTCACGTACCTGCTCGGCGGCAAGGCGGGCGACATCGAGATCTCACCGAAGTACGTCGGTCCGCGGCGGCTGGTGGAGGTCGCGGTCGCCACACTCGCGACGGATCGCGCCCTGCTACTCCTCGGCGTACCGGGGACGGCTAAGACCTGGGTGAGTGAGCATCTGGCCGCTGCCATCAGCGGTGACTCGACGCTGCTCGTGCAAGGTACGGCGGGGACCGCGGAGGAGGCGATCCGGTACGGGTGGAACTACGCCCAGTTGATTGCCCAGGGCCCCAGCGAGGCCGCGCTCGTGCCGAGTCCGGTGCAGCGCGCGATGGCCGAGGCGAAGATCGCCCGGATCGAAGAGCTCACGCGGATGCCGTCCGACGTACAGGACGCGCTCATCACGATCCTGTCCGAGAAGGCGCTACCGATCGCCGAGCTGGCCATGGAAGTCCAGGCCCGCAAGGGATTCAATGTCATTGCCACCGCCAACGATCGTGACAAGGGCGTCAACGAGCTGTCGTCCGCGTTGCGCCGGCGGTTCAACACCGTCGTACTACCGCTTCCCGAATCCGCTGACGACGAGGTGGAGATCGTCTCGCGCCGGGTCGCGCAGCTCGGTACGGCGCTGGAGCTGCCGCAGCCGGATGACGCGCTCGACGAGATCCGCCGTGTGGTGACGATCTTCCGTGAGCTGCGCTCCGGCCGGACCGAGGACGGCCGTACGGCGGTCAAGTCGCCGTCCGCGACCTTGTCCACCGCGGAGGCGATCAGTGTGGTCACCGGCGGGCTCGCGCTCGCGGCCCACTTCGGCGACGGCGTGCTGCGGCCGACAGATGTTGCCGGCGGCATCCTCGGTGCGGTCGTCAAGGATCCTGCCGCGGATCGGGTCGTGTGGTCGGAATACCTCGAGACCGTCGTACGGGAGCGCGACGACTGGGCGCCGTTCTACCGGGCCTGCCGAGAGATTTCCGGATGACCGTCCACCTGCTCGGGATCCGGCACCACGGCCCGGGATCGGCACGCGCGGTGGCGACCGCGCTGGCCGAGCTCAGGCCTGATGTGGTGCTGATCGAGGGACCGCCGGAGGCCGACAAGATCGTCGAGCTGGCGGCATCGGAAGAGATGGAGCCGCCGGTCGCACTGCTCGCGTACGCCGTCGACGACTCGACGCGGGCCGCGTTCTGGCCGTTCGCGGTGTTCAGTCCCGAGTGGCAGGCGATCAAGTACGGGCTGGCGGCCGAGGTGCCGGTGCGGTTCTGCGACCTGCCGGCGGCGCAGCAGTTCGCCTCGTCGGGCGGCCGGTCGGTGTCGATGGATCCGCTGGCGACGCTGGCCGAGGCGGGCGGGTACGACGATCCTGAGCGCTGGTGGGACGACGTGATCGAGTCGCGCCGCCACGGCGCGGAGCCGTTCACCGTCATCGCCGACGCGATGCGCGAACTCCGGCGCGATTCGGAAGCGACCGGCCGCGAGGCGCAACGCGAGGCCTACATGCGGACCGTCCTACGCAAGGCGATCCGGGAGGGTTACGAGCGGATCGCGGTGGTCTGCGGCGCCTGGCATGTCCCCGCGCTGGAGCTTCCGTTGCCCCCGGCAACACACGACCAACGGATCCTCAAAGGCCTGCCGAAGCGGAAGATCGCCTGCACCTGGGTGCCCTGGACGCACGGTCGGCTGGCGGCAACGAGCGGGTACGGCGCCGGCATCACGTCACCGGGTTGGTACCACCATCTGTTCACCGCGCCCGACCAGATCACCACGCGCTGGCTGTCCAAAGTCGCCCAGGTGCTGCGTGAAGAGGATCTGCCCGTCTCCAGCGCGCACGTGATCGAGGCGGTCCGACTCGCAGACACCCTGGCAGCGATGCGGGAACGCCCTCTCGCCGGCCTGAGCGAGGTGACCGAGGCAACGCGGGCCGTGCTCTGCGGCGGGAACGACGTACTGCTGGATCTCGTGACGCGGGAAGCTGTCGTCGGCGAGTTGCTCGGATCCGTGCCGGGGGAGACGCCGCAGGCCCCGGTCGCGGCGGATCTGGCGGCACAGGGGCGGCGGTTGCGGATGAAGCGGGACGCGACCGAGCGCGTGATCGAGCTCGACCTGCGGAAGTCGAACGACCTGGAGAAGTCCAGACTCCTGCACAGGTTGAGGATTCTCGGTGTGCACTGGGGTGTGCCGGCCGTGGACGAACGGCGGGCGCAGGGCACGTTCCGGGAGATGTGGCGGCTGGCCTGGGATCCGGGGCTCGAGGTCGAACTGGTTGCCGCAGGCGCCCATGGTACGACGGTGCTCGGCGCCGCGACGACCGTGATGCTGAAGGCGGCCGACTCGGCAACGCTCGCAGACGTCACGGCCGCGCTGGAGAGGTCCCTGCTCGCCGATCTCGCGGACGCACTTCCGGCTTTGCTCCAAGGGATCGACACCCGTGCGGCCGCCGACTCCGATGTGGGTCATCTGATGGCGGCGCTGCCGGCGCTGGCGCGAGCCTCCCGGTACGGCGACGTCCGCGGGACCGA carries:
- a CDS encoding MFS transporter; this translates as MSATTRTSPATPTADAPHRYRSRYAEGEPDTTPVAPSASPTPPTPPTASAELSHREILEILAGLLAALFTAVLSSTIVSNALPTIIADLEGSQTQYTWVVTASLLAMTVSTPVWGKLSDLISKKLLVQLAIVMFVTGSVLAGTSQNVPFLIGARVLQGLAMGGLMALAQAIIGAAIPPRNRGRYSGYMGAVMALATVSGPLVGGVIVDTSWLGWRWCFYVCVPLAVVSLIVLQRFLHLPVVKRKVKMDYLGALLIAGAASLPLIWVSFAGEHFPWWSWQTGAYLGGTAVLALLAVIVEVSAREPLVPVRVVRERTTALAILASLSVGIAMFGSAVFLGQYFQVARGYSATEAGLLTIPMMFGSFLGSVGSGQLITRFGKWKRYLVLGGLFLTAGLGVLGTIDHTSPYWYIGLGMLSMGIGMGMMMQNLVLAVQNTVDVSEVGAASASVTFFRSLGGAVGVSVLGAVLATRVTDSIAEHIKSLGPAAAAAAQGGSGSVLDVNSLPAPVAEIVRQAYGDATGRIFVIAAGAAVVSLLAVLFIREVPLRRTVAMGADGTAGADGTAGAPGAAGSAGADSSGQSAVAEDDPAERAAVVALDVITSAERTAREREREANERVQAAASVIRQMRTDVKDLFTRVDQQIADLEDTLPGAGIPQPAAAILDSQRPQGELVDELRRYELSVLSASQRTADHLRATARAEADQLLTEAKSEEQEIRARIAELQLVEERLLGTVRDTLSTTPPPPTPSTQHPFPSDGTSPHLPHATGNGYPDATASPERQPFG
- a CDS encoding SWIM zinc finger family protein, with product MEQVLGLAPDAASAKAGQGLARVTKWSEAGASERAVWGLCQGSGKQPYQTAVDLSGPAYKCSCPSRKFPCKHALGLMLLWVAGEVRPGDEVEWVKTWVDQRAARADQPERKPGEVADPIAAQQRASRRADRVSSGMAELRGWLDDQVRVGLGGFDQRAYTELSRLAARMVDAQAPGVAGAVRRAAGVVGRGHGWPGELLEELSLVHLIVSAHDRLADLPPSLADTVQTRIGWSTETARVLAEGEKVQDDWLVLGRVIEPDERLTVRRVWLRGATTGRLGLVLTFAAAGRPLDPLPARPGEYVPGTLSFYPGALPMRALLTQTDPRLPASRPAGFTVRQALASYVESLAADPWNERWPLVLQDVRPARHGDNWALVDAGGDGLELLPGWDAWKLLAVSAGDPITVAGEWNRAGLRPMTCWHDDRPVIL
- a CDS encoding DUF5691 domain-containing protein — encoded protein: MEPRRPAPDDVLARRSAGDPVKGWDGLVSSALLGTDRRPAHFEDLPEHIQERLGDGGLLDAAALATIYKRAGRKPLRELEPIPAAPGEDRPLPRPVAIRRLAAMLGGFQTSALGEWLRAADARGWGVPPEHLPALADYARHRAEYRPLVIAAAGRRARWMADLNPEWRYLHAAVAESNDPELWTHGNAIQRRTWLRTLRQQDPDAAREALAEVWPTESAATRADFLGLLTEGLALPDEDFLESALDDRSREVRRAAARLLARIPGSQYGERMTERLHSHLMPSQGVLAVDLPKRLSAPMERDGIDSQNPEGIGKRAWWFLQIIANTPLSAMDLAWLQAPVEGCAPDILQAGWTEAAVREGSAEWARALLRSEASTGDRSPAELLRLLPAEEWARAVDVLRKTVDVTELVGGLPVPWPESLANMILDQLAKVGSNRAWARLASTAARAVPPEVLNHPITREPTGEEDTWRRRLVETLTFRREMYEELS
- a CDS encoding AAA family ATPase, with protein sequence MTTEVLRPHAEVEYADELRALRDTDDKPRPPAWQMSPAAVVTYLLGGKAGDIEISPKYVGPRRLVEVAVATLATDRALLLLGVPGTAKTWVSEHLAAAISGDSTLLVQGTAGTAEEAIRYGWNYAQLIAQGPSEAALVPSPVQRAMAEAKIARIEELTRMPSDVQDALITILSEKALPIAELAMEVQARKGFNVIATANDRDKGVNELSSALRRRFNTVVLPLPESADDEVEIVSRRVAQLGTALELPQPDDALDEIRRVVTIFRELRSGRTEDGRTAVKSPSATLSTAEAISVVTGGLALAAHFGDGVLRPTDVAGGILGAVVKDPAADRVVWSEYLETVVRERDDWAPFYRACREISG